The following are from one region of the Leptospiraceae bacterium genome:
- a CDS encoding UPF0175 family protein, producing MNLALQIPESILSTIKIPEKDIEQELKNILAVDLYANGYLSFGIARQLAGLSKYKFGILLTSKSIPRNYTEEELNQDLLYANSWQHFSSMPSTC from the coding sequence ATGAATTTAGCATTACAGATACCAGAATCAATTCTTTCAACAATTAAGATTCCTGAAAAAGACATAGAACAGGAATTAAAAAATATTCTAGCAGTAGATCTTTACGCAAATGGATATCTTAGTTTTGGAATAGCAAGACAACTTGCTGGTTTGAGTAAATATAAATTCGGTATTCTTTTAACATCTAAAAGTATTCCTCGCAATTATACAGAAGAGGAGCTAAATCAAGATTTACTCTATGCAAATAGTTGGCAACACTTCTCCTCGATGCCATCAACTTGCTAA
- a CDS encoding TonB-dependent receptor: protein MLSRSGVLMLLDGHRINNFYDGSTFLDIRADAIEKVEIIRGPGSSIHGTNAFVGVINVITRSAAKGDKTGGHISSRFGQYNTFEPTAYYNLKMGEDWKLSTYAGHFESQRPQVHLPNDQSCAVSEYKSGLCTKTVVAMPLASSIKTNDRKKQTNLFLSINKGESFYIKGKMIREERGPNVGELGAVTPDSQLGFNLLTADIGTEKIVITPTLSLSGRLYTDSYLRRDEIQVERPDYLSHPGSSPIKKSGYQYQTTGTEVILQYNPFSQVSVLLGAQIERLSYKDAFLKQNYSGGNTNTLYPAFYDYDNLNTDLNDTALQLTTTGKASISGPDSLRKGKNRSRNIHAEFLNFQWEPLKWLSITAGVRRDSYSDFGSTINPKTGFVITPFEKTKFGSLAFKILYGSAFRAPTFQELYDNNQAYQPGGVFGNGTQRFQTYGQAGFGNLKPETIRTGELGMEYQTPYKPLSFQVNWFYTRIFNNIEAVNTSGANPGKTDIYRNLRGLTIIGSEAEFKLNYSTRNYLFANMSWFQAIDNGGLTPGINADTKTFLTNVPQGRVNLGVNWGVTKYFILNNTIWASSERYSNARFAFERISARGFRYPQYHIWNVSLATTEDVLKNMEFRLSIFNLQNYKLYDDSNTAIEAYANRAIPAAYIFQRYIEFKMTYFLL, encoded by the coding sequence GTGCTTTCTAGATCTGGCGTATTAATGTTACTCGATGGTCATCGAATTAATAATTTTTATGATGGCTCGACCTTCTTAGACATCAGAGCAGATGCAATTGAGAAAGTAGAAATCATTCGTGGACCCGGATCCTCTATTCATGGAACTAACGCATTTGTTGGAGTGATAAACGTTATTACCCGCAGTGCGGCTAAGGGCGATAAGACGGGCGGACATATTTCCAGTAGATTTGGTCAATACAATACATTCGAGCCAACAGCTTATTATAATCTAAAAATGGGAGAAGATTGGAAACTAAGCACCTATGCAGGCCACTTCGAATCACAAAGACCTCAAGTTCATCTTCCAAACGATCAATCTTGTGCTGTAAGCGAATATAAATCAGGACTTTGCACAAAGACTGTAGTAGCTATGCCATTAGCCTCTTCGATTAAAACAAATGACAGAAAAAAACAAACCAATCTTTTTCTAAGCATAAACAAAGGCGAAAGCTTTTATATCAAAGGAAAAATGATTCGAGAAGAGAGAGGACCTAACGTGGGAGAACTAGGAGCCGTAACGCCTGATTCACAATTAGGCTTCAACCTATTAACCGCAGATATTGGAACAGAGAAAATCGTGATTACCCCCACTCTATCCTTAAGTGGGAGACTGTATACAGACTCCTACCTACGCAGAGATGAAATACAAGTAGAAAGACCCGATTATCTAAGTCACCCGGGTTCAAGCCCGATCAAAAAAAGTGGATACCAATACCAAACCACTGGAACGGAAGTTATTTTACAATACAATCCATTTTCCCAGGTTTCTGTTTTACTAGGGGCACAAATAGAAAGATTAAGCTACAAAGATGCATTCCTCAAACAAAATTATAGCGGAGGAAATACCAATACTCTCTATCCAGCCTTCTATGATTATGATAATCTGAATACGGATTTAAACGATACAGCCCTTCAACTGACAACGACAGGAAAAGCATCCATTTCAGGTCCGGATAGTTTAAGAAAAGGAAAGAATCGAAGTAGAAATATTCATGCTGAGTTTTTAAACTTTCAATGGGAGCCCTTGAAGTGGCTTTCGATAACTGCGGGCGTTAGGCGCGATAGCTATTCTGATTTTGGAAGCACAATTAATCCAAAGACTGGCTTTGTAATAACCCCATTTGAAAAAACTAAATTTGGAAGCCTAGCTTTTAAGATTCTTTACGGGTCTGCCTTTCGTGCTCCAACTTTTCAAGAATTGTATGACAACAATCAAGCTTACCAACCCGGTGGAGTGTTTGGAAATGGAACACAAAGATTTCAAACCTATGGGCAAGCAGGTTTCGGAAATTTAAAACCAGAAACAATTCGAACAGGAGAATTGGGAATGGAATACCAAACTCCCTATAAGCCTCTTAGCTTTCAAGTGAATTGGTTTTATACTAGAATCTTCAATAATATTGAAGCAGTCAATACAAGCGGAGCTAATCCCGGTAAAACAGATATCTATCGAAATCTTAGGGGGCTAACAATCATTGGCTCCGAGGCAGAATTCAAACTAAACTATTCCACTCGAAATTACCTTTTTGCAAACATGTCCTGGTTTCAAGCCATAGACAACGGTGGATTAACCCCCGGAATCAATGCTGATACGAAAACCTTTTTAACTAACGTACCGCAGGGAAGAGTAAACCTGGGTGTCAATTGGGGAGTGACAAAGTATTTTATTTTAAACAACACGATTTGGGCTTCTTCGGAAAGATATTCCAATGCCCGATTTGCATTTGAGCGAATCTCTGCAAGAGGATTTCGTTATCCGCAGTATCATATATGGAACGTTAGTTTAGCCACAACAGAAGATGTTTTAAAAAATATGGAATTTAGACTCAGCATATTTAACCTTCAAAATTATAAACTCTATGACGACTCCAATACAGCAATAGAGGCTTACGCAAATAGAGCCATACCAGCCGCCTATATATTTCAAAGATATATAGAATTCAAAATGACTTATTTTCTATTATAA
- a CDS encoding 5'-nucleotidase C-terminal domain-containing protein, with translation MKPNSIILIFLIFFFTDCIQKQNEFEDKSFFLNALTTQVTGTPKSFGVNIPINSRLARGCETRIGNLTSEAIAYKANATIGIHNGGNIRDEQGIKAIYPDGIIPKGTVPTIDLVKKFLPFTGGLVRVNMRAYRIKQALESAVGKLNIKAERSIENMDADGPTHGNCWLNPLTTGSGRFFQVSSKVQIELNPSALSAVVSGSGASNTLLITTEGKRVIRIFIDGILLYDNPTGEINSGWNAGSSSCTIKGINFTSSAACNFYSVGIPRFQYDGGDANPSLNPNMLEINNDGSVLLLESGIAANLDDATIFYDYIQTFTTGAAFSKISNRIIMP, from the coding sequence ATGAAACCAAATTCAATCATCTTAATTTTCCTCATTTTCTTTTTTACTGATTGCATACAAAAACAAAATGAATTTGAAGACAAAAGTTTCTTTTTAAATGCACTTACAACTCAAGTAACAGGAACCCCAAAAAGCTTTGGCGTGAATATACCAATAAACAGTCGTCTTGCGCGTGGGTGCGAAACAAGAATTGGAAATCTTACCTCCGAGGCAATTGCCTATAAAGCAAATGCGACAATTGGAATTCACAATGGAGGAAATATTCGTGATGAACAGGGGATAAAAGCTATTTACCCCGATGGAATTATTCCCAAAGGAACAGTTCCAACCATTGACTTAGTGAAAAAGTTTCTTCCTTTTACCGGGGGCTTGGTAAGAGTCAATATGCGAGCCTATAGAATCAAGCAAGCATTGGAATCGGCAGTAGGCAAATTAAATATTAAAGCAGAACGAAGTATAGAAAATATGGATGCAGACGGACCTACTCACGGCAACTGTTGGTTAAACCCTCTGACCACTGGGTCGGGTAGATTTTTTCAAGTCAGTAGTAAAGTGCAAATTGAACTAAACCCTAGCGCATTATCAGCAGTAGTCTCAGGAAGTGGAGCTTCCAATACTCTTCTCATAACTACGGAAGGAAAGCGAGTCATTCGAATTTTTATTGATGGAATCCTACTCTATGATAACCCGACAGGAGAAATCAATTCAGGTTGGAATGCAGGCTCTTCTTCTTGCACAATCAAAGGAATTAACTTTACCTCGAGTGCAGCTTGTAATTTTTACTCTGTCGGAATACCTAGATTTCAATATGATGGAGGAGACGCAAATCCTTCCCTCAATCCAAATATGCTAGAGATTAACAATGATGGATCCGTGCTTTTATTAGAATCAGGAATTGCTGCAAACTTAGACGATGCTACAATTTTTTATGACTATATTCAGACCTTCACAACTGGTGCGGCATTTTCAAAAATATCAAATCGAATTATAATGCCATAG
- the hisF gene encoding imidazole glycerol phosphate synthase subunit HisF has translation MSELTKRVIPCLDVKGGRVVKGIQFVDLRDAGDPVECAISYEDHKADELCFLDITASSDKREILFHLVESVASKIFIPFTVGGGINTVATVREVLVRGADKVSINTAAFENSKLLKDASEIFGSQCIVCAIDARFHPERKRHEVFLHGGRTETGREVLDWASEAEAMGAGEILLTSMDKDGTKDGFDIPLLKLITSSLRIPIIASGGAGNAEHLVEAILRGGADAVLAASIFHFKEQSILEVKQSMKEMGIPVRL, from the coding sequence ATGAGTGAACTCACCAAACGAGTCATACCCTGCCTGGATGTAAAGGGCGGGAGAGTGGTGAAAGGAATTCAATTTGTGGATTTGCGGGATGCAGGTGACCCGGTAGAATGTGCTATTTCGTATGAAGATCACAAAGCAGATGAACTTTGCTTTTTAGATATTACTGCATCGAGTGATAAAAGAGAAATTCTATTTCACTTAGTAGAATCCGTTGCGAGTAAAATATTCATTCCATTTACAGTAGGTGGCGGCATAAACACAGTAGCCACTGTGCGAGAAGTATTGGTCAGAGGAGCCGATAAAGTTTCTATCAATACGGCTGCCTTTGAAAACTCTAAACTTCTAAAAGACGCAAGTGAGATATTCGGCTCTCAGTGTATCGTATGTGCGATAGACGCAAGGTTTCACCCCGAAAGAAAAAGACATGAAGTATTTCTTCACGGCGGAAGAACAGAAACCGGAAGAGAAGTTTTAGATTGGGCAAGCGAAGCAGAAGCAATGGGTGCCGGCGAAATACTATTAACCTCAATGGATAAAGACGGAACCAAAGATGGATTTGATATTCCACTTCTAAAATTAATTACTTCAAGCCTACGAATTCCTATCATCGCAAGTGGTGGTGCAGGAAATGCAGAGCATCTAGTCGAAGCTATTTTACGCGGTGGAGCAGATGCAGTATTAGCCGCTTCCATTTTTCATTTCAAAGAACAGTCTATCCTAGAAGTAAAACAAAGCATGAAAGAAATGGGAATTCCTGTTAGGCTATGA
- a CDS encoding transporter substrate-binding domain-containing protein — protein MIPSPLAKVNLLRSLFKILILVLILFTSLNAEEFNIIYFDPDGNLRNITSLQSEGNKYFQTISPDINFFVIASEQILNTEIDRLKPQFMIVQSLYYSRQKGSLGFKPYFIFLTKDNYFYHKKIITMNPEIKTLEDLDKKVVASALPKEITKELTGGERNWKILTVPKDMDALMALKFKQADAALVAENSLESFKKLDPADSQNISPIFTTKSIFLPLGVSTKFTTNKELLAKLTETIKKIKADTIGSAFIRMMNFDDTSDNKKTLGSVP, from the coding sequence TTGATTCCATCACCTTTAGCAAAAGTAAATCTATTGAGAAGCCTGTTCAAAATACTTATTTTAGTTTTAATACTGTTCACTTCTCTGAATGCAGAGGAGTTCAATATTATTTACTTTGATCCAGACGGAAACTTGCGTAACATTACAAGTCTTCAGTCAGAAGGAAATAAATATTTTCAAACAATTTCACCAGATATAAATTTTTTTGTGATTGCAAGCGAACAAATCTTGAATACTGAGATAGATCGTCTCAAACCTCAGTTCATGATTGTTCAGTCGTTGTATTATTCTAGACAAAAAGGGAGTCTAGGATTTAAGCCCTATTTTATCTTTCTAACAAAGGACAATTATTTTTATCATAAAAAAATAATTACTATGAACCCAGAAATAAAAACACTAGAAGATTTGGATAAGAAAGTGGTTGCCTCTGCGTTACCAAAAGAAATTACAAAAGAGCTGACCGGTGGAGAGCGCAATTGGAAAATACTTACTGTTCCGAAGGATATGGATGCACTGATGGCGTTAAAATTCAAACAAGCGGACGCTGCACTTGTTGCAGAAAATAGCTTAGAGTCATTTAAGAAATTGGATCCAGCAGATTCGCAAAACATAAGTCCAATCTTTACAACCAAAAGCATCTTTCTTCCGCTTGGAGTTTCTACGAAATTTACAACGAATAAGGAATTACTAGCAAAATTGACAGAGACTATTAAGAAAATAAAAGCTGATACAATTGGCTCTGCCTTTATCAGAATGATGAATTTTGATGATACTTCCGATAATAAAAAGACTTTGGGGTCGGTGCCTTAA
- a CDS encoding Na+:solute symporter, which yields MIVFGWIDFLVIFLFLFFSLFIPFLFSKKEATLKGHFQASGRLSWFVSGTAMVATTFAADTPLAVTELVAKYGISGNWLWWYGSISSIATVYFFAPLWKKSGVLTDVELVNLRYSGMGASILRIFKSIYLGLIMNVIILAWVNLAMLKVAEVLIPDVSAKLIVSGLFLFAFLYTVYMGLHGISIADTFQFFFAMFGCIVLAYFILSIPEVGGIAGLKEKLPASYFHFIPDFSNPSSKEFSVESFLLFIGVIWWSSWYPGAEPGGGGYIAQRILAAKNVKSSLLASLWFTIAHYFVRPWPWILVALSSVILFPDLLPDDKGKGYVLVMTKSGLPQGLLGLMIAVFMAAYLSTIATHLNWGSSYLVNDLYKPYLAKDKADNHHLAVSKVFQLLMMVLSLVIAFYFIKTISGVWQFLLECGAGVGVVLILRWYIPRLNAWSELTGFIAPVFFYSINHFLIKLASPYSVLFTVGGVILTVIIVTTLTAKVDMDKLVIFYERVNPPGIFWRLWAKENGFIQRQNELSLLHSLLLSVTGIILIFSGLFSLGNLILENYDSLVMSVSLLVFSIVLTYHLFPRNLDEVEK from the coding sequence ATGATCGTATTTGGTTGGATTGATTTCTTAGTCATATTTTTATTTCTATTTTTTTCCCTTTTTATTCCATTTCTATTTTCCAAAAAGGAAGCTACTCTAAAAGGACATTTTCAAGCGAGCGGAAGACTCTCCTGGTTTGTATCAGGAACAGCCATGGTAGCAACTACTTTTGCGGCTGATACACCATTAGCCGTAACGGAACTCGTAGCTAAGTATGGAATCTCAGGTAATTGGCTCTGGTGGTATGGCTCGATTAGCTCGATTGCAACTGTTTATTTCTTTGCCCCTCTCTGGAAAAAATCCGGCGTATTAACAGACGTTGAATTAGTAAATCTACGATACAGCGGAATGGGAGCGAGTATACTTAGAATTTTTAAGTCCATTTACTTAGGGCTAATCATGAATGTAATTATTCTTGCATGGGTAAACCTTGCGATGTTAAAAGTAGCAGAAGTTTTAATTCCAGATGTATCTGCCAAATTAATCGTGAGCGGATTATTCTTATTTGCCTTTCTGTATACGGTCTATATGGGACTTCATGGAATTTCTATCGCTGATACATTTCAATTCTTCTTTGCGATGTTTGGTTGTATTGTGCTCGCCTACTTTATTCTATCTATTCCAGAAGTAGGTGGAATCGCTGGACTAAAAGAAAAACTACCCGCTTCTTATTTTCATTTTATTCCTGACTTCAGCAATCCCAGTTCTAAAGAATTTTCCGTTGAATCTTTTTTATTATTCATTGGAGTGATTTGGTGGTCTAGTTGGTATCCGGGTGCTGAGCCTGGAGGCGGCGGATACATTGCCCAGAGAATTCTTGCGGCTAAGAACGTTAAGTCTTCCCTACTCGCTTCTCTCTGGTTTACGATTGCCCATTACTTTGTGCGTCCCTGGCCCTGGATATTAGTGGCTCTATCGAGTGTGATTTTATTTCCAGATTTACTTCCCGACGACAAAGGGAAAGGTTATGTTCTGGTAATGACTAAGAGTGGTTTGCCGCAGGGACTACTCGGACTCATGATTGCTGTTTTTATGGCGGCGTATCTATCTACAATAGCAACTCATCTAAATTGGGGCTCTTCTTATTTGGTAAATGATTTATACAAGCCTTATCTAGCAAAAGATAAAGCGGATAATCATCATTTAGCGGTAAGCAAAGTTTTTCAGCTTTTAATGATGGTTCTTTCTCTTGTAATTGCATTTTATTTTATTAAGACTATTTCTGGAGTATGGCAGTTTCTATTGGAATGCGGAGCCGGTGTGGGGGTAGTCTTGATTTTGCGCTGGTATATACCAAGGCTCAATGCATGGTCTGAGCTAACTGGATTTATTGCGCCTGTGTTTTTTTATTCGATAAATCATTTTCTAATAAAACTTGCTTCACCCTATTCGGTTTTATTTACTGTTGGCGGTGTAATTCTCACAGTTATAATTGTGACAACTTTAACAGCAAAGGTTGATATGGATAAATTGGTAATTTTCTACGAAAGAGTAAATCCTCCCGGCATCTTCTGGAGGCTTTGGGCTAAAGAAAATGGATTTATTCAAAGACAAAATGAATTAAGCCTACTTCATTCCCTTCTACTTAGCGTCACAGGAATTATACTTATATTCAGCGGGCTATTTAGTCTCGGAAATCTAATCCTAGAAAACTACGACTCGCTAGTAATGAGTGTTTCCCTTCTAGTATTTTCGATTGTGCTGACCTACCATTTATTTCCAAGAAATTTAGATGAGGTAGAAAAATAG
- a CDS encoding SpoIIE family protein phosphatase, with product MNNIPWISSLFRDSKSIKSKLTLTISFVVILLITISSIFFTMMLLSELRRSLVKRGVMITRSMALVSENLIASFNFSEVERGAAELVDNDREIVYVILESGDGNIIVSRDKTSISNPSVGVVDKEISKILAEEDGNVENMEIRMLEHNDMECIDVMSLIKAGDKTIAKLRIGLTTRFLNLSLLKSIFIAIGMIIIFSLMGIFISIRFSLHFSTPILNLKTATEEMQNKNFDYKIEVLSNDEIGLLADAFDEMRVSIKSYSSSLKELNQNLEIKVDERTRELQNVLHEVNILHEQKKGDYYLTANLLQPLIGNFIENSNVKIEYLINQKMKFEFRNAASQIGGDFILADNLRLGSKNYRFLCNADAMGKSMQGAGGALIFGSVIRSILNRTQYTDHLTEVTKPNEWLEDCYIELVKVFYSMQGTMSVSCILALLDDQTGSLFSLNAGHPPLILYRDGKANFLDEEFVNQKIGESFAYEKIRKNDLKISKVLLRRHDRLLFGSDGKDDILLISNDVSRREINANDRFFLECLEEANGDLHKVLSCIEKRGTLMDDFSLLSIEFINPMAL from the coding sequence ATGAACAATATTCCGTGGATATCATCTTTATTTAGAGACAGCAAGAGTATCAAGAGTAAACTTACTCTCACCATCTCTTTTGTTGTTATTCTTTTAATCACCATCTCAAGCATATTTTTTACGATGATGTTACTTTCAGAGTTGCGACGTTCTCTTGTAAAAAGAGGCGTGATGATTACACGCAGTATGGCTCTTGTTTCCGAAAACTTAATTGCTAGTTTTAATTTTTCCGAAGTAGAAAGGGGAGCCGCTGAGCTTGTAGATAACGACAGAGAAATTGTTTATGTAATTTTGGAAAGTGGTGACGGGAATATCATTGTAAGCCGTGATAAGACTTCTATTTCAAATCCTTCCGTAGGAGTCGTCGATAAAGAAATTTCTAAAATACTAGCAGAAGAAGATGGAAATGTAGAGAACATGGAAATCCGAATGTTAGAACACAATGATATGGAATGCATTGATGTAATGTCTCTTATCAAGGCAGGAGATAAAACCATAGCCAAACTTAGAATTGGTTTAACAACTCGGTTTTTAAATTTATCTTTATTAAAAAGTATTTTCATCGCAATTGGGATGATAATTATTTTTAGTCTTATGGGGATATTTATTAGTATTCGCTTCTCGTTACATTTCTCTACTCCTATCTTAAATCTAAAAACTGCTACCGAAGAAATGCAGAATAAAAACTTTGATTATAAAATCGAAGTTTTGTCCAATGATGAAATTGGACTTTTAGCGGATGCATTCGATGAAATGCGTGTTAGTATTAAGAGTTATAGCTCTTCTCTAAAAGAACTTAATCAAAATCTAGAAATAAAAGTAGATGAGAGAACGAGAGAATTACAAAATGTATTGCACGAAGTAAATATTTTACACGAACAAAAGAAGGGTGATTATTATTTAACGGCTAATCTACTTCAGCCTCTCATCGGAAATTTTATTGAAAACAGCAATGTCAAAATTGAGTATCTTATCAATCAGAAAATGAAGTTTGAATTTAGAAATGCCGCATCGCAAATCGGTGGAGACTTTATCCTTGCTGACAATCTCCGTCTCGGAAGTAAAAACTATCGTTTCTTGTGCAATGCAGATGCAATGGGTAAATCAATGCAGGGAGCAGGTGGAGCTTTGATCTTTGGTTCTGTGATCAGGTCCATTCTAAATCGAACGCAATATACAGACCATCTTACAGAAGTAACAAAACCAAATGAGTGGCTAGAAGATTGTTATATCGAACTCGTGAAAGTTTTTTATTCCATGCAAGGAACAATGAGCGTGTCTTGTATTCTTGCGCTATTAGATGATCAGACTGGAAGTTTATTCTCATTAAACGCCGGTCATCCTCCTTTGATTCTATACAGAGATGGAAAGGCGAACTTTCTAGATGAAGAATTTGTGAATCAAAAGATAGGAGAAAGCTTTGCATACGAAAAAATTCGAAAGAATGATTTAAAGATTAGCAAAGTATTATTAAGACGCCATGACCGATTGCTCTTCGGGTCTGACGGAAAAGATGATATTTTATTAATAAGCAATGATGTAAGTAGAAGAGAAATCAATGCAAATGATCGTTTTTTCTTAGAGTGCCTAGAAGAGGCTAATGGCGATTTACACAAAGTACTTTCTTGTATAGAGAAAAGAGGCACTCTCATGGATGATTTTTCTCTTCTCAGTATAGAATTTATAAACCCTATGGCATTATAA
- the gatC gene encoding Asp-tRNA(Asn)/Glu-tRNA(Gln) amidotransferase subunit GatC — protein sequence MEKDKLQSIANLAKLRFEESQLEGMLTDFNKIMAYVDKVKELDTNGVTEEEIYEWSENRVRPDILGNSMTRDEISRIAPKFENGYIVVPRVIET from the coding sequence ATGGAGAAAGATAAACTTCAATCAATTGCGAACTTAGCGAAACTACGATTCGAAGAATCCCAATTAGAAGGGATGCTTACTGATTTTAATAAAATCATGGCGTATGTAGACAAAGTAAAAGAGTTAGACACGAATGGTGTAACAGAAGAAGAAATTTACGAATGGTCTGAAAATAGAGTTCGTCCTGATATTCTAGGCAACTCGATGACACGAGATGAAATCTCTCGAATCGCTCCCAAATTTGAAAATGGATACATTGTAGTCCCAAGGGTAATCGAAACATGA
- the gatA gene encoding Asp-tRNA(Asn)/Glu-tRNA(Gln) amidotransferase subunit GatA, translating into MIFKKYSEIKSLLNEKKITSVELCKAYLKRIEENDTKIKAFLYLNKEQILEAAANSDSRRQAGKQLSEFDGIPIGIKDNICIKGERVSCGSKILENFVSPYDATVIAKLREKGFIFFPGLNMDEFAMGSSTENSAYQITKNPFDTTRIPGGSSGGSAAAVAGSMLPIALGSDTGGSIRQPASLCGIFGLKPTYGRVSRYGLVAYASSLDQIGPFSNDPQGIADVLSVLSGSDLNDSTASMEKAFSSSDLSKTDLSKLKIGIMANEGNEWDADVKDKFHKIIDVLRSKGAVIKELDFSIHSYSIPIYYIIATAECSSNLSRFDGIRYGYRVEDPKKLEDVYIDSRSKGFGKEVKRRILLGTFSLSSGYYDAYYGQAQKARVMIKRSYAEYFKEVDFILQPTSPTTAFKIGEKTQDPIQMYKADVLTTSVNLAGLPAISIPAGVDKNGLPIGLQITANKFEEGKLLSFVSEIATLEECKVKLPESIE; encoded by the coding sequence ATGATCTTTAAGAAATACTCCGAAATAAAATCTCTACTAAACGAAAAAAAAATCACATCCGTCGAACTCTGCAAAGCTTACTTAAAGAGAATTGAAGAAAACGATACAAAGATAAAAGCTTTCTTATATTTAAACAAAGAACAAATTTTAGAAGCAGCGGCTAATTCAGATAGCCGCAGACAAGCTGGAAAACAACTTTCTGAATTTGATGGAATCCCGATTGGTATTAAAGATAATATCTGTATCAAAGGCGAAAGAGTTTCTTGTGGCTCTAAAATTTTAGAGAACTTTGTATCTCCCTATGATGCGACTGTAATTGCAAAGCTTAGAGAAAAAGGATTTATCTTTTTTCCGGGACTCAATATGGACGAATTTGCAATGGGCTCCTCTACTGAAAATTCAGCCTATCAAATTACGAAAAATCCATTTGATACAACAAGAATCCCAGGTGGCTCTAGTGGTGGCTCTGCTGCTGCTGTTGCAGGCTCTATGCTTCCAATTGCACTCGGCTCAGACACAGGTGGCTCAATTCGTCAACCTGCTTCCTTATGTGGAATATTCGGACTCAAACCAACTTACGGAAGAGTATCCCGTTACGGCTTAGTGGCATATGCCTCAAGTCTAGATCAAATAGGTCCCTTCTCCAATGACCCGCAGGGAATAGCCGACGTATTATCCGTATTATCCGGCTCTGACTTAAATGATAGCACAGCTTCCATGGAAAAAGCATTCTCTAGCTCCGACTTATCCAAAACAGATTTAAGCAAATTAAAAATTGGAATCATGGCAAACGAAGGAAATGAATGGGATGCGGATGTAAAAGATAAATTTCACAAGATAATCGATGTTTTGCGCTCTAAGGGTGCAGTGATTAAAGAGCTAGATTTTAGCATTCATTCTTATTCAATCCCAATTTATTATATCATAGCAACTGCAGAATGTTCTTCTAATCTTTCTCGCTTCGATGGAATTCGATACGGGTATAGAGTGGAAGATCCAAAGAAATTAGAAGACGTTTATATCGACTCAAGAAGCAAAGGCTTTGGAAAGGAAGTAAAGCGTAGAATTCTACTCGGAACATTTTCCCTTTCTTCCGGATACTACGACGCCTACTACGGACAAGCGCAAAAGGCGAGAGTGATGATTAAGCGAAGTTATGCGGAGTATTTCAAAGAAGTAGATTTTATCTTACAACCAACTTCCCCAACGACTGCATTTAAAATTGGGGAAAAAACACAAGATCCGATTCAAATGTATAAGGCAGATGTTTTGACTACAAGTGTAAACCTTGCCGGACTTCCTGCTATCAGTATTCCAGCCGGAGTGGATAAGAATGGTTTGCCGATAGGACTTCAAATCACAGCTAATAAATTTGAAGAAGGAAAATTACTTTCCTTTGTTTCCGAAATAGCAACTTTAGAAGAATGTAAAGTGAAATTACCGGAGAGCATAGAATGA